A region from the Mycolicibacterium litorale genome encodes:
- a CDS encoding FAD binding domain-containing protein — translation MKPAEFAYHRPDSVAEALDLLAAHPDAKLLAGGQSLLALMNLRLARPSTIVDIGRLTELTRVFDDTDDLILGALVTHRTVETDPLIAARAPLLADAARYIGHVAIRNRGTVGGSVAHADPAAEMPLATLVLDATFHVESAVCGRRRVAAEDMFVSFYTNGLESHEMLTWISVPAIRPEQGWGFVEYAPQHGDYGLAGAGCLLTLRADGTVDSVRAAVLSAADRPLLFVAGDVAGTPPSAGLWRDLAHTWAARTEPAAEDADYVRRLCTEALTEALTAAAGRAAREQESTHV, via the coding sequence GTGAAGCCGGCCGAATTCGCTTACCACCGACCCGATTCGGTGGCCGAGGCGCTCGACCTGCTGGCCGCCCACCCCGACGCCAAGCTCCTGGCGGGCGGCCAGTCGCTGCTGGCGCTGATGAACCTCCGGCTGGCCCGGCCGTCGACGATCGTCGACATCGGCCGGCTCACCGAACTCACGAGGGTCTTCGACGACACCGACGATCTGATCCTCGGCGCACTGGTCACCCACCGCACCGTCGAGACCGACCCGCTGATCGCCGCGCGGGCACCGCTGCTGGCCGACGCCGCCCGCTACATCGGCCACGTCGCGATCCGCAACCGCGGCACCGTCGGCGGATCGGTCGCGCATGCCGATCCGGCAGCCGAGATGCCGCTGGCAACCCTGGTGCTCGACGCGACCTTCCACGTGGAGTCCGCGGTGTGCGGCCGTAGACGGGTCGCCGCCGAGGACATGTTCGTGTCCTTCTACACCAACGGGCTCGAATCCCACGAGATGCTGACCTGGATCTCGGTACCCGCCATCCGGCCCGAACAGGGCTGGGGTTTCGTCGAATACGCTCCGCAGCACGGTGACTATGGGCTGGCGGGCGCCGGGTGCCTGCTCACCCTGCGCGCCGACGGGACCGTGGACTCCGTCCGCGCGGCGGTGCTCAGCGCCGCCGACCGGCCGTTGCTGTTCGTCGCCGGTGACGTGGCCGGAACGCCGCCCTCGGCGGGGCTGTGGCGAGACCTCGCCCACACCTGGGCCGCACGCACCGAGCCGGCGGCCGAGGACGCCGACTACGTCCGCCGGCTGTGCACCGAGGCGCTCACCGAGGCGCTGACCGCAGCGGCGGGGCGGGCGGCGCGAGAACAGGAGAGCACCCATGTGTGA
- a CDS encoding (2Fe-2S)-binding protein, whose product MCDVPAAVAVSVTINGRAVSRSVPPRLTLADFLRDELGLTGTHLGCEHGVCGACTVFVDGRSARACLTLAVQADGSRVDTVEGLEVFEETARLRRAFSERGGLQCGFCTPGFLVSAVELLRDTDADKPLTEESVREALSGNICRCTGYQGIVQAVLDAASTPE is encoded by the coding sequence ATGTGTGACGTTCCCGCGGCCGTGGCGGTGTCGGTGACGATCAACGGCAGAGCGGTGTCGCGTTCGGTGCCGCCGCGGCTCACCCTGGCCGACTTCCTGCGCGACGAACTCGGCCTGACCGGAACGCATCTGGGCTGCGAGCACGGGGTGTGCGGCGCGTGCACCGTCTTCGTCGACGGCCGTAGCGCCCGTGCCTGCCTGACGTTGGCGGTGCAGGCCGACGGGTCCCGGGTGGACACCGTCGAGGGCCTGGAGGTCTTCGAGGAGACCGCCCGCCTGCGCCGGGCGTTCAGCGAGCGCGGTGGTCTGCAGTGCGGCTTCTGCACGCCGGGGTTCCTGGTCAGCGCGGTGGAACTGTTGCGCGACACCGACGCCGACAAACCGCTCACGGAGGAGTCTGTCCGGGAAGCGTTGTCGGGCAATATCTGTCGCTGCACCGGATACCAGGGCATCGTGCAGGCCGTGCTCGACGCCGCGAGCACGCCGGAGTAA
- a CDS encoding FUSC family protein, giving the protein MRVAAGAALPTLLRPVGRPRWGMAAALAATLGLLLIAPHLLGRPALGSALALGFVLTAVPSLPTAWRPALATMSARAAAVLVGGALVVACADRPVALAVVTVGAAVTGALIDRVGATAGLAVVLIAIDTGIAGGARPWLSDLPAYAVGAAAVFAAWAAWWAGARAVAALGNRQSTDREVPATRSVDRTHAVRVAVAVAVAVALAGWLPDDLVGGHWLVTSVLLTIQPGRPATRVRLVQRLCGNTAGAVLAAALLGAHPAVPVAVAVTVLLFLLAVALRPVNYTWWAVTGPPVLLVVSEYPQWFPWYEGGVRLAMNLLGAAIVVLVVFVAPGAWSHFRRRADSDSVYKIQCKEVP; this is encoded by the coding sequence ATGCGCGTCGCGGCCGGCGCTGCCCTGCCGACCCTGCTGCGGCCGGTGGGGCGCCCCCGATGGGGTATGGCCGCCGCGCTCGCCGCCACCCTGGGGCTGCTGCTGATCGCGCCGCACCTGCTGGGCCGTCCCGCCCTCGGCTCCGCGCTGGCACTGGGTTTCGTGCTCACCGCGGTGCCGTCGCTGCCGACGGCGTGGCGGCCGGCGCTGGCGACCATGTCGGCACGGGCGGCGGCGGTGCTCGTCGGCGGGGCGCTCGTCGTCGCCTGCGCCGATCGTCCCGTCGCCCTGGCCGTGGTGACCGTGGGCGCCGCGGTCACCGGCGCACTGATCGACCGGGTGGGGGCCACCGCGGGTCTTGCGGTGGTGCTGATCGCGATCGACACGGGCATCGCCGGCGGTGCCCGGCCGTGGCTTTCGGATCTGCCGGCCTACGCGGTCGGGGCGGCCGCGGTGTTCGCGGCGTGGGCGGCGTGGTGGGCTGGGGCGAGAGCCGTTGCGGCACTGGGAAACCGGCAGTCCACGGACCGCGAGGTGCCCGCCACGCGGAGCGTCGACCGCACGCACGCCGTCCGGGTGGCGGTCGCCGTTGCGGTGGCGGTGGCACTCGCCGGCTGGCTGCCCGACGATCTGGTGGGTGGGCACTGGTTGGTGACGAGCGTGCTGCTGACCATCCAGCCGGGCCGGCCGGCCACCCGGGTGCGCCTGGTGCAACGGCTGTGCGGCAACACCGCGGGCGCCGTCCTGGCGGCGGCGCTGCTCGGCGCTCATCCGGCCGTCCCGGTGGCGGTCGCGGTGACGGTGCTGCTGTTCCTGTTGGCCGTCGCGCTGCGGCCGGTGAACTACACCTGGTGGGCGGTCACCGGTCCGCCCGTGCTGCTGGTGGTGAGCGAGTATCCGCAGTGGTTCCCGTGGTACGAGGGCGGCGTCCGGCTGGCGATGAACCTGCTCGGCGCGGCGATCGTCGTCCTCGTCGTGTTCGTGGCGCCCGGGGCGTGGAGCCACTTTCGCCGGCGCGCCGATTCGGATAGTGTATACAAAATCCAATGCAAGGAGGTGCCGTGA
- a CDS encoding amidohydrolase family protein, with amino-acid sequence MTTLLVEDIGLLIHGDPALAPLRDTTLVVEDGVITGIGTDHPAPDQVLSAGGLTVMPGLVDGHVHPTFGEWTPAQDAVGWIGNYLHGGTTSMVSAGELHIPGLAFDALTPELVLSIAITSKHTTGRMRPSGVKVNAGTVLLVPGMTEAHFDRAHAEGVDQLKFIFYDWNRLGDGEAQRYMQWAHARGMTVKMHSGGVSRSGSSRVAGSDVVLAVRPDIVGHISGGPIPAPDADIAAIIADLPSAYVEVCSSNNYRATKFVAEQLMARDQVHRLTLGTDTPGGTGVIPRGMLRNVCYLASVCGLDPVAAVAAATGQTARAHGLDTGVIAEGRPADLLVLGPITGSVAGDALECFALGDLPGIATVLVDGVALVETRSQQTPPPSRAVTWKRPAAQPPRLPAPAARSTGCC; translated from the coding sequence GTGACGACACTGCTCGTGGAGGACATCGGGCTGCTCATCCACGGCGACCCTGCCCTCGCCCCGCTGCGCGACACCACCCTGGTCGTGGAGGACGGGGTGATCACCGGTATCGGCACCGACCATCCCGCTCCGGACCAGGTCCTGTCCGCGGGCGGCCTCACCGTCATGCCGGGCCTGGTGGACGGACACGTCCACCCGACCTTCGGAGAATGGACGCCGGCACAGGACGCGGTCGGATGGATCGGCAACTACCTGCACGGCGGCACCACGTCGATGGTCTCCGCCGGCGAACTCCACATTCCCGGTCTGGCGTTCGACGCACTGACGCCTGAGCTCGTGCTGTCGATCGCCATCACCTCCAAGCACACCACGGGCCGGATGCGCCCGTCCGGGGTCAAGGTCAACGCGGGCACGGTGCTGCTGGTCCCCGGCATGACCGAAGCACACTTCGACCGCGCCCACGCCGAGGGTGTCGACCAGCTCAAGTTCATCTTCTACGACTGGAACCGGTTGGGCGACGGGGAAGCCCAGCGCTACATGCAGTGGGCCCACGCCCGCGGGATGACGGTGAAGATGCACTCGGGCGGCGTCTCACGGTCCGGGTCGAGCCGCGTCGCGGGCAGCGACGTCGTGCTGGCCGTGCGGCCGGACATCGTCGGTCACATCTCCGGCGGCCCGATTCCCGCGCCCGACGCCGACATCGCGGCCATCATCGCCGATCTGCCGTCGGCGTATGTGGAGGTGTGCAGCTCCAACAACTACCGCGCCACCAAGTTCGTCGCCGAACAGCTGATGGCGCGCGACCAGGTGCACCGGCTCACGCTCGGCACCGACACGCCCGGCGGCACCGGGGTGATCCCGCGCGGCATGCTGCGCAACGTCTGCTATCTGGCGTCGGTGTGCGGACTCGATCCGGTGGCGGCGGTGGCCGCCGCCACCGGCCAGACCGCGCGGGCGCACGGACTCGACACCGGAGTGATCGCCGAAGGCCGACCCGCCGATCTGCTGGTGCTCGGGCCGATCACCGGATCGGTGGCCGGCGACGCGCTCGAGTGTTTCGCCCTCGGCGACCTTCCCGGCATCGCGACCGTCCTCGTCGACGGTGTGGCGCTGGTGGAGACCCGCAGCCAGCAGACGCCCCCACCGAGCCGCGCGGTCACCTGGAAACGTCCGGCCGCCCAACCCCCGCGCCTGCCCGCCCCCGCCGCCCGCAGCACCGGCTGCTGCTGA
- a CDS encoding acyl-CoA dehydrogenase family protein codes for MSPDTLIGIDALLSDEERQIRDTVRALVKRRIAPEIAAWYENGELPARELARELGDLGLLGMHLEGYGCAGTSAVAYGLACLELEAGDSGIRSLVSVQGSLAMYAIHAFGSEELKQHWLPRMAAGTAIGCFGLTEPDHGSDPAGMRTRATRDGDDWILNGAKMWITNGSVADVAVVWARSDEGIRGFAVPTDTPGFTAHTIKSKMSLRASVTSELVLEDVRLPDSARLPGATSLRAPLSCLNEARFGIVFGALGAARDCLETALDYSRSRRQFDRAIAEFQLTQQKLADMTLEYGKGLLLALHLGRLKDAGDIAGHQVSLGKLNSVREALTIARTARTILGASGITSEYPVMRHANNLESVLTYEGTSEMHTLIIGQALTGLSAFR; via the coding sequence ATGTCACCCGACACGCTGATCGGGATCGACGCGCTGCTCAGCGACGAGGAGCGCCAGATCCGCGACACCGTGCGCGCGCTCGTCAAGCGCCGGATCGCCCCGGAGATCGCGGCCTGGTACGAGAACGGCGAGCTGCCCGCCCGGGAGCTGGCCCGCGAACTCGGCGACCTCGGCCTGCTCGGGATGCATTTGGAGGGATACGGCTGCGCCGGCACCTCGGCCGTCGCCTACGGGCTGGCCTGCCTCGAACTCGAAGCCGGCGACTCCGGCATCCGCTCCCTGGTCAGTGTCCAGGGCTCCCTGGCGATGTACGCCATCCACGCCTTCGGCAGCGAGGAGCTCAAGCAACACTGGCTGCCGCGGATGGCGGCGGGCACGGCGATCGGCTGCTTCGGCCTGACCGAACCCGACCACGGCTCCGACCCGGCCGGAATGCGCACCCGCGCCACCCGCGACGGTGACGACTGGATCCTCAACGGCGCGAAGATGTGGATCACGAACGGGTCGGTCGCCGACGTCGCGGTGGTCTGGGCCCGCAGCGACGAAGGTATCCGCGGATTCGCCGTCCCCACCGACACTCCGGGTTTCACCGCCCACACCATCAAGTCGAAGATGTCGCTGCGGGCCTCGGTGACCAGCGAACTGGTGCTCGAGGACGTCCGGCTGCCCGACAGCGCGCGCCTGCCCGGCGCGACCAGCCTGCGCGCCCCGCTGAGCTGCCTGAACGAGGCCCGGTTCGGCATCGTGTTCGGTGCGTTGGGCGCCGCCCGTGACTGCCTGGAGACCGCGCTGGACTATTCACGCTCGCGGCGCCAATTCGATCGGGCGATCGCCGAATTCCAGCTCACCCAGCAGAAACTCGCCGACATGACGCTCGAATACGGCAAGGGTCTGCTGCTCGCCCTCCATCTCGGGCGCCTCAAGGACGCCGGGGACATCGCCGGCCACCAGGTCAGCCTCGGCAAGCTCAACAGTGTGCGCGAGGCGCTGACGATCGCCCGCACGGCGCGCACCATCCTCGGCGCCAGCGGCATCACCTCGGAGTATCCGGTGATGCGGCATGCCAACAACCTCGAGTCGGTGCTGACCTACGAGGGCACCAGCGAGATGCATACTCTCATCATCGGCCAGGCGTTGACGGGACTGTCCGCGTTCCGCTGA
- a CDS encoding thiamine pyrophosphate-dependent enzyme — translation MTVHEALSLFDAALGSRHLDLAARWLRSQGRGYYTIGSSGHEGNAAVAAALRPTDPALLHYRSGGFFLARAQQVDDGLSAALRDVLLGLVAATEEPISGGRHKVFGRADLNIIPQTSTIASHLPRAVGVAFSTARARKLGVPCHWPDDAVTVCSFGDASVNHSTAVGALNTAMHTAYQGMPMPLLFVCEDNGIGISTRTPRGWVARTYAHREGLQYFAADGSDLVASLETARTAAAWVRAQRRPAFLHLSTVRLMGHAGSDYEPAYRRPDEITADFDRDPVLCTARMLVAEGILSPDEVLERYEATRRDVIGMARDVADLPQLDTPDAVLRPLRDSLDEAVAASAAPYPATEGPATPMTVAQAINRALADTLARHPETLVFGEDVARKGGVYGVTRGLQQKTGPARVFDTLLDEQAILGLALGAGVSGLLPIPEIQYLAYFHNAADQIRGEAATLQFFADRQYRNPMVVRVAGYGYQKGFGGHFHNDNSIAAMRDIPGVVIASPARPDDAAAMMHACVAAAKSAGAVCLYLEPIALYHTKDLHTDGDEQWLAPLPQQPAPIGRARTYGDGADLTILTFGNGLWMSLRVADRLARMHIAARVVDLRWLAPLPVEDMLREAQATGRVLIVDETRETGGVGEGVLAALLANGYTGRVDRVASRDSFIPLGDAALQVLLSEETIEAAAIKLARG, via the coding sequence GTGACTGTGCACGAGGCGCTCTCGCTGTTCGACGCCGCGCTCGGCAGCCGTCACCTCGACCTGGCCGCCCGGTGGCTGCGCTCGCAGGGCCGCGGCTACTACACGATCGGATCGTCCGGTCACGAGGGCAACGCCGCCGTGGCGGCGGCGCTGCGCCCGACCGACCCGGCGCTGCTGCACTACCGCTCGGGTGGCTTCTTCCTCGCCCGCGCCCAGCAGGTCGACGACGGACTGTCCGCGGCGCTGCGAGATGTGCTGCTCGGTCTCGTCGCCGCCACCGAGGAGCCGATCTCCGGCGGCAGACACAAGGTCTTCGGCCGGGCCGACCTCAACATCATTCCGCAGACCAGCACCATCGCCTCGCACCTGCCGCGTGCGGTCGGGGTGGCGTTCTCCACGGCGCGCGCCCGAAAACTCGGCGTGCCCTGCCACTGGCCCGACGACGCCGTCACGGTGTGCAGCTTCGGCGACGCCTCGGTCAACCACTCCACCGCGGTCGGGGCGCTCAACACCGCCATGCACACCGCCTATCAGGGCATGCCGATGCCGCTGCTGTTCGTGTGCGAGGACAACGGCATCGGCATCTCCACCAGGACACCGCGCGGGTGGGTGGCCCGCACCTATGCGCATCGGGAAGGGTTGCAGTACTTCGCCGCCGACGGGTCCGATCTGGTGGCGAGCCTGGAGACCGCCCGCACGGCGGCGGCCTGGGTCCGCGCGCAGCGCCGCCCCGCCTTCCTGCACCTGTCCACGGTGCGGTTGATGGGCCACGCCGGCTCGGACTACGAACCGGCCTACCGCCGCCCGGACGAGATCACCGCCGACTTCGACCGCGACCCGGTGCTGTGTACCGCGAGAATGCTTGTGGCCGAGGGAATCCTGTCGCCGGACGAGGTGCTGGAACGCTACGAGGCGACCCGCCGCGACGTGATCGGCATGGCCCGCGACGTCGCCGACCTGCCCCAGCTCGACACTCCCGACGCCGTGCTCCGCCCGCTGCGCGACAGCCTCGACGAGGCGGTGGCCGCGTCGGCCGCACCGTATCCCGCGACCGAGGGGCCTGCGACTCCGATGACGGTGGCGCAGGCGATCAACCGCGCGCTGGCCGACACGCTGGCCCGCCACCCCGAGACGCTCGTCTTCGGTGAGGACGTGGCACGCAAGGGCGGCGTGTACGGGGTCACCCGCGGCCTGCAGCAGAAGACCGGTCCGGCCCGGGTGTTCGACACGCTGCTCGACGAACAGGCCATCCTCGGCCTCGCGCTGGGCGCCGGAGTGTCGGGTCTGCTGCCGATCCCGGAGATCCAGTACCTCGCGTACTTCCACAACGCCGCCGACCAGATCCGCGGTGAGGCCGCGACCCTGCAGTTCTTCGCCGATCGTCAGTACCGCAACCCCATGGTGGTGCGCGTCGCCGGATACGGATACCAGAAGGGGTTCGGCGGCCACTTCCACAACGACAACTCGATCGCGGCGATGCGCGACATCCCCGGGGTGGTGATCGCCTCGCCGGCGCGCCCCGACGACGCGGCGGCGATGATGCACGCCTGCGTGGCCGCGGCGAAGTCGGCGGGTGCGGTGTGTCTGTATCTCGAGCCGATCGCGCTGTACCACACCAAGGATCTGCACACCGACGGCGACGAGCAGTGGCTGGCGCCGCTGCCGCAGCAGCCCGCGCCCATCGGCCGGGCGCGCACGTACGGCGACGGCGCCGACCTGACGATCCTCACCTTCGGCAACGGGCTGTGGATGAGCCTGCGCGTGGCCGACCGCCTCGCCCGCATGCACATCGCCGCCCGGGTGGTCGACCTGCGCTGGCTGGCGCCGTTACCCGTCGAGGACATGCTGCGCGAGGCCCAGGCCACCGGACGTGTGCTCATCGTCGACGAGACCCGCGAGACCGGCGGGGTGGGCGAGGGTGTGCTCGCCGCACTGCTGGCCAACGGGTACACCGGCCGGGTCGACCGCGTGGCCAGCCGCGACAGCTTCATCCCGCTCGGCGACGCGGCGCTGCAGGTGCTGCTGAGCGAGGAGACCATCGAGGCGGCGGCCATCAAGCTGGCCCGCGGGTGA